A window of Candidatus Atribacteria bacterium genomic DNA:
GAAGTATACTAAATGGTAAGAAAATTGATTAGTTATTTACCCTCTAACAATATGGAAAATGCTCCCGCAATTGAATGTCAAGATGATCCTAATAGAATGGAAGAAGCTCTTTTAAATCTTGTACCTACCGATCCTAATAAACCTTATGAAATGAAAGAGGTAATAAACTATATCGTGGACGGAGGAGATTTTTTTGAGTGCCATCCTTATTTTGCAACTAATATGCTTACTGGATTTGCCAGGTTAAACGGTCAATCTATTGGCATAATAGCTAATCAACCAAAAGTGTTAGCAGGTTGTTTGGATATTGATGCATCTGATAAAGCTGCCCGTTTTATTAGGTTTTGTGATGCTTTTAATATTCCTATTTTAACCTTGGTAGATGTTCCGGGATTTTTGCCAGGAACTGCGCAAGAGTATGGAGGGATTATCCGCCATGGAGCAAAGTTACTATATGCTTATTCCGAAGCGACTGTTCCCAAAGTAACCTTAATTGTTCGAAAATCCTATGGTGGAGCTTATCTGGCTATGTGTAGTAGAGATTTAAGAGCAGATCAAGTTATCGCCTGGCCTACAGCAGAAATTGCGGTAATGGGTTCTCAAGGAGCAGCAAATATTATCTTTAGAAAAGAAATAGCTAAGGCAGATGATCCTGAAAAAGTACGCCAGGAGAAGATTGATGAATTCCAATTAAAATTTTCTAATCCTTATGAAGCAGCTAAACGAGGTTATGTGGATATGGTCATTGACCCACGAGAGACCAGACCTCGCTTGATAACAACTTTTGATATGCTATCTACAAAAAGAGAAAGTAGACCAGCGAAGAAACATGGCAATTTCCCAGTTTAAATTAGCATATAGTTAATTTATTACTTGGTTAGCTAGTTAAATAGTTACTTGTTTTTAAGAATTCGTCAATAATAAATTATTTATTAAATATTTTTCAATAGATATTATTAACCGGCTAACTAAGTAACTGACTAACCATATAACAACTAAAGAAGGAGGATAGGGCAGATATGTTTGAAGGAATAAAGGGAGCAATACAAATAGCAGTTATAGATATGATTTTAGTCTTTATGGTTCTTGGTGGATTAGCTTTAGTAATGGGATTATTAAAAAAAATTGTAGGAATTAAAAAAGAAAAAAAAATACCTAAAGAAGTTACAGTTACTCCATCACAATCAAGTATTACTTCGATAGAATCAAAAAAAGAAGTTGAAGGCAAATTAATAGCGGTCATTGCTACCGCTGTGGCTTCATGTTTAGAAAAACCACAAAGTAGATTTAAAGTACTGAGTATAAAAAAATATAATACCTCTTTAATTAATCCCTGGGCAGCTATGGGGAGACAAGAAATAATGTTAGAAAAAAATAATCAATATTAATATTGAAGATAAAGGAGTAGATAAAATAAAATGAGAAAATTCCAAGTAAAAGTAGACGGTAAAGTGTATGAGGTAGAAGTAGAAGAGGTGGGAGGGAATGAATCATCAGGGGGAACTATTCCTGTTCCTCAACCGATTGTGAACAAAGTAAAAGAAGTACCGGTAAGCCAAAAGGTAATGAAGGCTTCATCTAATTTAACTCCCGCTAAAGCGCCAACTGCAGAGGTAGCCGGAGAAGAAGTGACCGCGCCTATGCCTGGTAAAGTACTTCAACTCAAGGTATCTGAAGGAGACAGTGTAAAAGACGGAGATACTTTATTGATCTTAGAGGCTATGAAGATGGAAAATGAAATTATCGCCAATGCTTCCGGAAATATAAAAAAAATAAATGTAGCCGTAAATGATATGGTAGATACTGGCGATGTCTTAATGGTTATAGGTTAGAATAGAGAGGAGAATTTAAATGGATCTTTTAATGAAAGTCCTTTCCTTATTTACCCTTTCAGGATTTGCTAAACTTACTGGTGGTAATATAATAATGCTAATTGTGGGTGGAGTATTATTGTATTTTGCCATAGTAAAGAAATGTGAGCCTTTACTTCTTGTACCTATCGGCTTTGGAGCAATATTAGTAAATCTACCCATTACCGGAATAATGGAAGAGGGTGGTTTATTATATTTTATTTCATGGGGAATAAAACATGAAGTATATCCCTGTTTAATATTTATGGGTATTGGAGCAATGACTGATTTCGGCCCTTTATTGGCTAATCCGATAACCTTCCTTTTAGGCGCGGCAGCTCAAGTAGGGGTATTTGTAGCTTTAATTGGTTCAGTGCTTTTAGGATTTAATATTCAGGAAGCAGCTTCAATTGGAATTATCGGAGGGGCAGATGGACCAACAGCAATTTATCTTACAGTTAAAATGGCTCCTCAATTATTGGGGGCTGTAGCAGTAGCAGCTTATTCTTATATGTCATTGGTTCCTATCATTCAGCCTCCTATTATGAAATTATTAACTTCACCAGAAGAAAGAAAAATAGTGATGAAGCAACTAAGACCGGTATCCCGGT
This region includes:
- a CDS encoding biotin/lipoyl-binding protein, whose amino-acid sequence is MRKFQVKVDGKVYEVEVEEVGGNESSGGTIPVPQPIVNKVKEVPVSQKVMKASSNLTPAKAPTAEVAGEEVTAPMPGKVLQLKVSEGDSVKDGDTLLILEAMKMENEIIANASGNIKKINVAVNDMVDTGDVLMVIG
- a CDS encoding sodium ion-translocating decarboxylase subunit beta, which translates into the protein MDLLMKVLSLFTLSGFAKLTGGNIIMLIVGGVLLYFAIVKKCEPLLLVPIGFGAILVNLPITGIMEEGGLLYFISWGIKHEVYPCLIFMGIGAMTDFGPLLANPITFLLGAAAQVGVFVALIGSVLLGFNIQEAASIGIIGGADGPTAIYLTVKMAPQLLGAVAVAAYSYMSLVPIIQPPIMKLLTSPEERKIVMKQLRPVSRSEKILFPIISTVLIGLLLPASVPIIGMLMLGNLFRESLVVDRLSKTAQNELINIVTIFLSTCVGATMQAEYFLTFNTIKIIILGLIAFGFGTAGGVLFAKLLNKITGGNINPLIGAAGVSAVPMAARVAQKVGQEANPSNFLLMHAMGPNVAGVIGTAVAAGVMLTLLQ